The nucleotide window CACTCCCGCAACCTCGAAAAACCACTGGCTGCCGTACAGATGGGGCTTATCTATGTAAACCCCGAAGGCCCCGATGGCAATCCCGACCCCATTGCAGCCGCTAAAGACATCCGCGATACTTTTGGCCGCATGGCCATGAATGATGAAGAAACCGTAGCACTGATAGCAGGCGGGCACAGCTTTGGTAAAACCCATGGCGCCGCACCAGCTACCAACGTAGGCAAGGAACCAGAAGCAGCCGGACTGGAAATGCAGGGCCTGGGCTGGCAAAACAGCTATGGTACCGGTAAAGGTGCAGACACCATCACCAGCGGTCTGGAAGTAATATGGACCAAAACGCCCACCCAATGGAGCCACGACTTCTTCGAAAATCTGTTCCGCTATGAATGGCAGCTTACCAAAAGCCCCGCAGGCGCACACCAATGGGTAGCCAAAAACGCAGAAAATATTATTCCTGATGCATATGATGGTGCTAAAAAACATTTGCCCACCATGCTCACCACCGATCTCTCTTTAAGACTTGATCCGGTTTATGAAAAAATATCCAGACGTTTTCTGGAACATCCTGATGAATTTGCAGATGCTTTTGCCCGGGCATGGTTTAAACTAACACACCGCGACATGGGCCCCCGTGCACGTTATCTGGGCCCGGATGTACCACAGGAAGAACTGCTCTGGCAAGACCCTATCCCGGCAGTGGACCATCAATTAATAGATGAAAATGATATTGCAGCACTGAAAGCAAAAGTGCTGGCCTCCGGATTAAGCGTATCTGAACTGATATCTACCGCATGGGCTTCCGCCTCCACCTTCCGCGGTTCCGATAAGCGCGGTGGTGCCAATGGCGCCCGCATTCGCCTTGCTCCTCAGAAATACTGGCAGGTAAACAATCCGCCACAGTTGCAGAAAGTATTGGATAAACTGGAAAATATCCAGAAAGAATTTAATGCTGCGCAGTCAAATGGTAAAAAAGTTTCGCTGGCAGACCTGATCGTACTGGCCGGTAGCGCAGGTGTTGAAAAAGCAGCGAAAGACGGAGGTCATGCCATCACTGTTCCTTTTGCACCCGGCCGCATGGACGCTTCGCAGGAACAAACCGATGTTGAGTCTATCGGTTATCTGGAACCGCTGGCCGATGGTTTCCGCAACTACCGCAAAGCAAAATATCCTGTATCCACCGAAGCGTTGCTGATAGACAAAGCGCAGCTGCTCACACTCACAGCACCTGAATTAACAGTACTGATAGGTGGTATGCGTGTATTAAACACCAACTTTGATGGTTCTCAATACGGCGTTTTCACCTCCCGTCCGGGCCAGCTCACCAACGATTTCTTTGTAAACCTGCTCGACATGAACACTGCCTGGAAAGCCACTTCCGAAGACAGGGAACTGTATGAAGGCAGCGACCGCAATACCGGTAAAACAAAATGGACAGGCACCCGCGCAGATCTTGTATTTGGCTCCAATGCAGAACTGAGAGCCCTTGCAGAAGTATATGGCAGTGGAGATGCTCAGGGTAAATTTGTGAAAGACTTTGTTGCAGCCTGGAATAAAGTGATGAACCTGGACAGGTTTGACCTGGCTCAATAATAATATTCATCTATCATCAAAAATAGCCTCCGGTAACGGGGGCTTCTTTATGCTGTTTACCCAGATCTTCCTCGTAAAAACAAAACAGCAGGTACCCGGAGATACCTGCTGCACATCACCCATGTCTTGAAAATCAGTAACGGAAGGCTTCCCAGCCCGATATGGTGGCCCTGTTGCAGGTCATGGGCTGTGTCCCGTTCTCACTGGAAACATAGAGTCCATTATTACCGCGCAGGGAGAAAGAACCATCCGCATTCACGACCCAGTCGAATTTCTCCCAGTCGCCCACACTGGTACGGTTACACGTAATCGGGTTCTGACCGTTTTCGGAGGACACATATTTCCCCATGCTCTTCAGGGCTACTTTTCCACCGCCGGCATCTTCTATCGCAAATTGTTCCCAGGCCTGTGCAACGGCACGGTTACAAGTCATAGCCTGGGTACCGTTTTCGCCGCTCACATAGGCGTTATTAAATCCTTTCAGGGAAATGGTGGAACCGATGGGAGCACCACCACCGCTATTGGACATGGAATACACTCTTACATAATCCACGTACATACTGGCCGGCAGTTTGCTTTCGTCAATGGTCTGTCCCGGGAAGTCACCGCCCACAGCGAGGTTGAGGATAATAAAGAAGGGATTGTGAAATGCACCGGTATTATTGATACCATTGAGGATATTGGCAACATGGTACTGGTTACCGTCCACAAACCAGCGGATAGAACTGGCATCCCACTCTACCGCATATACGTGATAATCGGTGATGCTGGTAGTGGTGGTGCCGCCGTAAGATGCATGGCCATTGGAAAACCAGTGTATGGTCCCGTAAATGGTGTTGCTGGTATTGACCTGTTCCATAATATCGATTTCACCACATTGGGGCCAGCCTACAGAGCCGATATTATTGCCCAGCATCCAGAAGGCGGGCCATAGTCCCTGCCCGGAAGCCAGTTTGATACGTGCCTCTATACGTCCGTATTTAGTGGTAAAGCGACCGGCCGTATTGAGCCTTGCCGAGGTGTACGGCCATCCGTTCACGGATTGTTTACGGGCCGTAATTACCAGATTACCATTGCTGACCGTGGCATTGGCAGCCTGGTAATACTCTTTTTCGTTGTTACTGGTGTTAGGTCCTGTTTCGAACTGCCATTTACTCCCGTCTACACCGCTGCCATTAAATTCATCAGACCAGACCAGCTGGTAGGATACGGCGGCAGCCACCTGTGCAGCGGCAGCCTTGCTATCAATGGGCTGCAGGGTGTTACTTTCTTTTACTTCTTTTTTGCAGGAGGATAATGCGGCTAACAAAAACGCGCCAACGTGGAATACTAAAAATTTTGTTTTCATGGAATTTGCAATTATTATGATAAATGAGGGGTGATGTCGTAGGGTGCTACATATATCCTCAATATCCGTAATAATTCCTGTAACCACTCCACAGTTAGTGCCAGCATATATCAAACTTTCAGCAGGCCGCGAAAGCCCCTGACAGCATAATAGGAAGACGCACCGTTGTGATATACAAAGACGTGATTGTAACGACGGTCGGCAAAGAGCGCACCATCCAGTTTTCTGATATCCGCAGGTGTTTGTATCCAGCTCGATGTTTTCGTATCAAAATTGCCCAGTTGCTGTAACTCCCGGTACTGTTCTTCCGATAAAATGGTTATGCCCATGGCAGCTGCCATATCCATGGCACTGTTTTCCGGCTTATGGGTTTTTCTGGCATCCAGGGCTTCCCGGTCGAAACAAACATTCCGTCGGTCTTTAGGCGTTTCTGCCGAACAATCACAAAAATGGTATTCACCAGTCTTTTTATCATAACCAATAACATCCGGCTCACCGCCTGTTCTTTCCATCTCATGGAGAGAACACAGCTTTCCGGCATTGGCTTCCAGCTTTTCCTGCACGGCAGCCCATTCAAGCCCTTTATGACGGTTCATGTTTTTCTCAAAACGGGTTTTCAGGTTACTAAGCAGCTCTTTCTGTTGCGCTGAAGACAACTTCATTTTATTGCTATTCATACCGTCTGAATTTTATCGCTGTTAAACTTCCTAAAGTTAAAAATTACAATCCATTAAAGCCAATTTAATATACATAAAAAATATAATAAACCAACAAACAGTAAAGAATCCTAACTATAACCCATACACTGACAAAATAATTTTTCTAATCTAACAAAAATGAATTTATTTTATCCGCAATGAATGTATCCAACAGGAATACATTTGTTATATTCACCCAGGCACGCTCAAAATATCCTCTGAACAACAACTCCTCCGGTAATTCCAATCATTTACCATATCCATCAATAAAAATTAATCCTCCACAACATGCAACGTAACTACGAACGTTTCCTTGGCCCGATTTTCAAACAGGCCCGCAAACTGGACCAGCGGGCAGTATTACCCAGACTCGAAAACATTATCGGAGGCAAAGAAGGTCTCCAGACATTCCTACAAGAAGAACCACCACCAGAAGATTCCCACATCGTTATTCCGCCGGAGTTCAACGGGAAAGACTATTTTACCTTTCTGCTGCATATAGACGCAGAGATTGAACACGGACTCATGATCCAATACCTGTATGCGGCCTATAGTCTTGGTGGGCCACAGGTCCCGACAGACCAGAGAGACACCGTCAGCAGATGGCAGGAAATTATACTGGGCATTGCAAAGGAAGAAATGGGACATTTTGTATCGGTACAGAATGTGCTCAAGCTAATCGGAGCACCGCTCCACTTCGAAAGGCAGGACTATCCATGGGATACACCATTTTATCCCTTCCCCTTTAAACTGGAACCGCTCACGCTTAAGTCCCTCGCCAAATATGTATATGCGGAAGCTCCGGACTCCTTCCTCCAAGATACAGACCCTATAGCCCAGGAGATCATTCAATCCGTTCTGCAAGATGATCCCCACCCCAATACCGTGGGTGCATTATTCCACGTATTGCTGCAGCTGATACAGGACCCAAAGGTTATCAGCGATGAAGTGTTCCAGGCCAACACCTATCCATTCCAGGCCAAATTTGATGAATGGGGCCGGGGTTATGAGGGAGGCGCGAGAGGCAATGCACGTCATGGCAGTCCCACCGGCAGCCCCGATGTACTGGTGATGCCCCTCGCCAGCAGAGATGACGCCTATAATGCACTCAATGCTATTGCTGAACAAGGGGAAGACACCACCAATTCCGGCAATGATCCGTCGCACTTTACCCGGTTTTATAATATCTACAAAGAGATGCGGGAATTGCTCAAGGAACACCCGGAGCTGGAGCCGTCCAGGAATGTGGCCATCAATCCATGCATTGGTGACGATGAGCAGGACCCCGGCTCCTCTCCTTCCGAAGGGCAGACCAGTGATGAAGAAAGGGATGTCATCACCAATCCCGCCGCACAGCAATGGGGACATCTGTTTAATCTCCGTTATCGTATGCTGCTCAACTTCCTCACGCATAGTTTTGTACTGGCAGATGGGTTGAACATAGCAGGAGCAGTAACCCCCAGAGGTCTGATCATCAATTCCACCTTCGGTGAGATGTATAACCTGCGCAGCATTGCCTCCGAAATGGTGAAGCTACCGCTTAAAACCGGCATGGGCACTAAACTGGCGGGACCACCCTTCCTGATCCCCTACACACTGGAGCTGCCTACCGGTGAGCATAACCGCTGGCGTACCCATGCAGATCTGCTCCAGGCTTCGGCCAAACTGATCGAAGACATGCTGTCCAACACCGAAATAAGCCACCAGCGCTATCTTCATTCGTTAAAAGAAGCAGATGACAAACTGCTGCAGATCATCCAGGACATGCTCGCAGTAAATGCATAATCTTTTACCTCAAAATTCTACAACATGAAAATCACCGATATCAGAATATTACCTCCGTTTGCCATCGCCAGGCTGGGATCTGCTGCTGTTCCTCAGGCACCGTATGATCTGAAAATACCTGCCGACCAGCCACTCGGATTCCGCGAAATGATACCCGGGCCTGCTTATATGGTAGATCCTTCCACTGGAAAAATTAGTCTGAATGATACGAAAGAAATCATCTTCAAGGATGTCACAGACATCAACAACAAAAGTGGAAGAATCCGTCCGGTGGCGCCCTTTCTGGATGTTTTTGCCATTACTGACCAGGACCCGAATGTACTCCAGCCATTGACCACCACCCTGCTGGACCAGGCAGGCATTTCGATGGACAACATCGGCTGGACCATAAAACTGGGCAACCTTAAGATCCAGCGCAGAACGGGCCATGGCGATGATGCCATTTCTGCAGAAGTAACGATAAAAGGACGGGATTTTACCCCTAAACCGGTAGAAGGGCATTGTAAAAATTTCCTCCCCAATATGGTACTTCCGCTTGGCACTGTTCAATTCATTCAGCCTACCGCCGAATTCCCGCAGATAAGGTTGCGTTATACGCCCGGACCCGGGAAAGTGTATGGCTGTTCCAGAGACAGCATCAAGGCCGAAGGACAGCTCCCTACTCATGATCCCAATATCACCGATGATTCACAGGTGATATATGATCCCACAAAACCCTGGGCCACCTATAAAGAAGGGCCTGCATTCAATCCCACCTACACCATGCCTGCACAGATATTCGCAGGCTATTCCGACAAAGACGGCAATCAGTGTAGCTGGGGATATATAGATGACGAATGCGACGGACTGGTAAAACTGGACATCGTGACTCCGGGCGGACTTGTTGAAGCGCAGGCTAAAATATGTGCCGGCCCTCCTGCCTTTGCACCAGACATACTGCCGGTCCGCACCATCACCGATGAACTGGAGCAGGTACTGATGGGCAAAGACAGAAATGACAATGTGCCTATAGAAGAAGCGGAAGAAATTGTTCGCCGTGCGCTCGAATCCATCGTACTGATGAATACCAGCGTGATGAACGGAAACCCCATCAATGGCAGGTGGAATGTGGCCAGCACTATGGTACGCCAGGACACCAATGACCTGGGACGGCTATACGAACCCATCATGGCAAACTCCCTGGTGGACAATCTCGCACTCCGCACCCTGCACGAACGCGTGTTTAATGGCTTAAGCACCGGCATGGCCGCCTGGTTTGCCGATGCCCTGCGCAGACCAGACAAAATAGGCGATCTGTCTGATAAGGAAAGACGCAAAATGCCCGGACTTATGCGTGGCGCCGACGGACGTGCACTCACGCTCACCTGGCGTATGATCAACACCGTTATACAGGCTGCCGCCAATGCCCTCTTTTCAGACAATACCAGCGACCCTAAAGCGCCCTCCGGTAGCTCTATTAACAAGGATAATTTCCACGCGCAACTGAACTATCGCTCACCCGGCAATCCTTACAGCGTCATCCCACGATCTGCGATCTCCAACTGCTTCCCCGGACTGGAATCGGATTTCAGAAATATATGGGTTAATATTTTCAGCGGTCTGGTGCTGAGTGAAAATGATAATTATGTTATCAGCGGAAAAACCCACGAAGGTAATATAGATGTCTCCGGACGCAGGCTGGTAGGCATTAACGGGAAACCCACCATGGTAAAAGGAGAAGGTCCCGTATTTCCCGGTGGTGACAATGTGCCGCTTGTTACTGTCGACAATCCCAATGGTGCCGTATTCATGGAATGGTCTAACCTGATCGCTTCTCTTGGCATAAAGCAGGGAGATATTGTCAATCTTCAATTTACCCCGGAACCGGCCTGGCATCCTGTTCTCGTAACGGAAGACGAGTTAAAGAAAGACACACAAAAGTACCCGGTATATACAGCCCAGATGGCTAAAGTCTTTACCAGCCCCAAAGAGCAAGGCGCCGAAATCGATCCTTACCTCATCCTCAATCCGGGCGAACTTACCCGCAGTCTTTGTTCTCCCTGGCAGAACGATTACCGCGAATGCGCCTGTTACTACTGGGCTGCCACCCGTCCCGACTATGTGAATGTAGAACCGGGAGAAAACGGCCTCAGTAAAGGCGATATGTGGCTGGCGAAACGTCGTACAGGCGAATACGTGCCTGACAACCGGGTTGATACCAGACTGTTGTCTTATAATGATTTGTTCCAGAACTGGGAGGGTGAGCTCAACTTCATTGTCAAAGGGAAAGATGCGCTTACCAGTAGCGGTGCAACAGTGGTTGCCGGTCCTCCAATCTCAATGGACTTCGGTGTGGATGGAAAAATGGATGTAGGAACGATTGGGAAAGATGCAGTCATCGCCAGTGAAGCGACCGCGATTAACAACCCTCAAAAGACCTTATGATGTCTGTCACTACTTCCATGTTAGACCATTCTTCTTTAAACACGATCGCCGCTCAGCTGGCGTCACAGATAGCCAGGCAGTCAATGCCTGGCTCTTCTCTGATACATATCATTTCCGGCGGGGATAAAACACAGCTGCTGGTTACCAATGG belongs to Chitinophaga sp. HK235 and includes:
- a CDS encoding DUF4256 domain-containing protein; its protein translation is MNSNKMKLSSAQQKELLSNLKTRFEKNMNRHKGLEWAAVQEKLEANAGKLCSLHEMERTGGEPDVIGYDKKTGEYHFCDCSAETPKDRRNVCFDREALDARKTHKPENSAMDMAAAMGITILSEEQYRELQQLGNFDTKTSSWIQTPADIRKLDGALFADRRYNHVFVYHNGASSYYAVRGFRGLLKV
- a CDS encoding family 16 glycosylhydrolase, whose translation is MKTKFLVFHVGAFLLAALSSCKKEVKESNTLQPIDSKAAAAQVAAAVSYQLVWSDEFNGSGVDGSKWQFETGPNTSNNEKEYYQAANATVSNGNLVITARKQSVNGWPYTSARLNTAGRFTTKYGRIEARIKLASGQGLWPAFWMLGNNIGSVGWPQCGEIDIMEQVNTSNTIYGTIHWFSNGHASYGGTTTTSITDYHVYAVEWDASSIRWFVDGNQYHVANILNGINNTGAFHNPFFIILNLAVGGDFPGQTIDESKLPASMYVDYVRVYSMSNSGGGAPIGSTISLKGFNNAYVSGENGTQAMTCNRAVAQAWEQFAIEDAGGGKVALKSMGKYVSSENGQNPITCNRTSVGDWEKFDWVVNADGSFSLRGNNGLYVSSENGTQPMTCNRATISGWEAFRY
- a CDS encoding ferritin-like protein — translated: MQRNYERFLGPIFKQARKLDQRAVLPRLENIIGGKEGLQTFLQEEPPPEDSHIVIPPEFNGKDYFTFLLHIDAEIEHGLMIQYLYAAYSLGGPQVPTDQRDTVSRWQEIILGIAKEEMGHFVSVQNVLKLIGAPLHFERQDYPWDTPFYPFPFKLEPLTLKSLAKYVYAEAPDSFLQDTDPIAQEIIQSVLQDDPHPNTVGALFHVLLQLIQDPKVISDEVFQANTYPFQAKFDEWGRGYEGGARGNARHGSPTGSPDVLVMPLASRDDAYNALNAIAEQGEDTTNSGNDPSHFTRFYNIYKEMRELLKEHPELEPSRNVAINPCIGDDEQDPGSSPSEGQTSDEERDVITNPAAQQWGHLFNLRYRMLLNFLTHSFVLADGLNIAGAVTPRGLIINSTFGEMYNLRSIASEMVKLPLKTGMGTKLAGPPFLIPYTLELPTGEHNRWRTHADLLQASAKLIEDMLSNTEISHQRYLHSLKEADDKLLQIIQDMLAVNA
- the katG gene encoding catalase/peroxidase HPI: MEKELKDISKCPFHNGSMKNNVGGGGTRNRDWWPNQLKLSILRQNSSLSNPMGEDFNYAEAFKSLDLEAVKKDLHALMTDSQEWWPADFGHYGPLFIRMAWHSAGTYRVGDGRGGAGAGQQRFAPINSWPDNVSLDKARRLLWPIKQKYGRKISWADLLILTGNIALESMGFKTFGFAGGREDVWEADEAVYWGAETTWLGGDLRYAHGSPGVEENHGVLVSDEKTDGDIHSRNLEKPLAAVQMGLIYVNPEGPDGNPDPIAAAKDIRDTFGRMAMNDEETVALIAGGHSFGKTHGAAPATNVGKEPEAAGLEMQGLGWQNSYGTGKGADTITSGLEVIWTKTPTQWSHDFFENLFRYEWQLTKSPAGAHQWVAKNAENIIPDAYDGAKKHLPTMLTTDLSLRLDPVYEKISRRFLEHPDEFADAFARAWFKLTHRDMGPRARYLGPDVPQEELLWQDPIPAVDHQLIDENDIAALKAKVLASGLSVSELISTAWASASTFRGSDKRGGANGARIRLAPQKYWQVNNPPQLQKVLDKLENIQKEFNAAQSNGKKVSLADLIVLAGSAGVEKAAKDGGHAITVPFAPGRMDASQEQTDVESIGYLEPLADGFRNYRKAKYPVSTEALLIDKAQLLTLTAPELTVLIGGMRVLNTNFDGSQYGVFTSRPGQLTNDFFVNLLDMNTAWKATSEDRELYEGSDRNTGKTKWTGTRADLVFGSNAELRALAEVYGSGDAQGKFVKDFVAAWNKVMNLDRFDLAQ